In a genomic window of Urocitellus parryii isolate mUroPar1 chromosome 11, mUroPar1.hap1, whole genome shotgun sequence:
- the Usp1 gene encoding ubiquitin carboxyl-terminal hydrolase 1 has product MPGVIPSESNGLSRGSPSKKNRLSLKFFQKKETKRALDFTDSQENEEKASEYRGSEIDQVVPAAQSSPINCEKRENLLPFVGLNNLGNTCYLNSILQVLYFCPGFKSGVKHLFNIISRKKEALKDEANQKDKGNCKEDSLASYELICSLQSLIISVEQLQASFLLNPEKYTDELATQPRRLLNTLRELNPMYEGYLQHDAQEVLQCILGNIQETCQLLKKEEVKNVAELSTKVEEKPHQKEEMSGISSMETDGMRNSEDHKEKLPKGNGKRKSDTEFGNTKKKVKVSKEHQSLEENQRQTRSKRKATGDTLEIPPKMIPKCVSENENTRLSQRKSRVKINWLKSATKQPSILSKFCSLGKITTNQGSKGQSKENEYDLEEDLGKCEIDNTTNGCGLESPGNNVKPVNVNEVKSINKGAEQIGFELVEKLFQGQLVLRTRCLECESLTERREDFQDISVPVQEDELSKVEENSEISPEPKTEMKTLRWAISQFASVERIVGEDKYFCENCHHYTEAERSLLFDKMPEVITIHLKCFAASGLEFDCYGGGLSKINTPLLTPLKLSLEEWSTKPTNDSYGLFAVVMHSGITISSGHYTASVKVTDLNSLELDKGNFVVDQMCEIGKPEPMNEEEARDAVENYDDEEVSIRVGGNTQPSKVLNKKNVEAIGLLGGQKSKADYELYNKTSNPDKVASTAFAESRNSETNNTNGTHESDRNKESSDQTGINISGFENKISYVVQSLKEYEGKWLLFDDSEVKVTEEKDFLNSLSPSTSPTSTPYLLFYKKL; this is encoded by the exons atgcctGGTGTCATACCCAGTGAAAGTAATGGGCTTTCAAGAGGTAGTCCATCCAAGAAAAACAgactttctttgaaattttttcagaaaaaggaaactaaGAGAGCCTTAGATTTCACAGATtctcaagaaaatgaagaaaaagcttCTGAATATAGAGGATCAGAAAT TGATCAAGTTGTTCCTGCAGCACAGTCCTCACCTATAAACtgtgagaagagagaaaatttgTTACCATTTGTGGGACTGAATAATCTTGGCAATACTTGTTATCTTAATAGTATACTTCAG GTATTATATTTTTGTCCTGGTTTTAAATCTGGAGTGAAGcacttatttaatattatttcaaggAAGAAGGAAGCTCTAAAGGATGAAGCCAATCAAAAAgataag GGAAATTGCAAAGAAGATTCTTTGGCAAGTTATGAACTTATATGCAGTTTACAGTCCTTAATCATTTCAGTAGAACAGCTTCAGGCTAGTTTTCTCTTAAATCCAGAGAAATATACTGATGAACTTGCTACACAGCCAAGGCGACTGCTTAACACACTCAG ggAACTCAACCCTATGTATGAAGGATATCTACAGCATGATGCACAGGAAGTACTACAGTGTATTTTGGGAAACATTCAAGAAACATGCCAActtctaaaaaaagaagaagtaaaaaatgtGGCAGAATTATCTACTAAGGTAGAAGAAAAACCTCatcaaaaagaggaaatgagTGGAATTAGCAGCATGGAGACTGATGGTATGAGGAATTCTGAAGACCATAAAGAAAAACTCCCAAAagggaatggaaaaagaaagagtgaCACAGAATTTGgtaacacaaagaaaaaagttaaagtaTCTAAGGAACACCAGTCATTGGAAGAGAATCAGAGACAAACGAGGTCAAAAAGAAAAGCTACTGGTGATACATTAGAGATTCCTCCTAAAATGATCCCCAAGTGTGTTTCTGAAAATGAGAATACAAGACTCTCACAAAGGAAATCAAGAGTTAAAATAAATTGGTTGAAGTCTGCAACTAAGCAACCCAGCATTCTTTCAAAATTCTGTAGTCtgggaaaaataacaacaaaccaAGGATCCAAAGGACAgtctaaagaaaatgaatatgatCTTGAGGAGGACTTGGGGAAGTGTGAAATTGATAATACAACTAATGGTTGTGGACTTGAATCTCCAGGAAATAATGTTAAACCTGTAAATGTTAATGAAGTTAAGTCCATAAACAAAG gtGCAGAGCAAATTGGTTTTGAGCTAGTGGAGAAATTATTTCAAGGTCAGCTTGTATTAAGGACTCGTTGTTTGGAATGTGAAAGTTtaacagaaagaagagaagattttCAGGACATCAGCGTGCCAGTACAAGAAGATGAACTTTCCAAAGTAGAGGAGAATTCTGAAA TTTCTCCAGAgccaaaaacagaaatgaagacctTGAGATGGGCAATTTCACAGTTTGCTTCAGTGGAGAGGATTGTAGGAGAAgataaatatttctgtgaaaattGCCATCATTACACTGAAGCCGAAAGAAGTCTTTTGTTTGACAAAATGCCTGAAGTCATAACTATTCATCTGAAGTGTTTTGCTGCTAGTGGCTTGGA gttTGATTGTTATGGTGGTGGACTTTCCAAGATCAACACTCCTTTATTGACACCTCTTAAATTGTCACTAGAAGAATGGAGCACAAAGCCAACTAATGACAGCTATGGATTATTTGCAGTTGTGATGCATAGTGGAATTACCATTAGTAGTGGGCATTACACAGCTTCTGTTAAAGTCACTGACCTTAATAGTTTAGAACTAGATAAGGGAAATTTTGTGGTTGACCAAATGTGTGAAATAGGGAAGCCAGAACCAATGAATGAGGAGGAAGCAAGGGATGCAGTTGAAAATTATGATGACGAAGAAGTGTCGATTAGAGTTGGTGGAAATACACAGCCAAGTAAAgttttgaacaaaaaaaatgtagaagcTATTGGACTTCTTGGAGGACAAAAGAGCAAAGCAGATTATGAGCTATACAACAAAACATCTAATCCTGATAAGGTTGCCAGTACAGCATTTGCTGAAAGTAGAAATTCTGAGACTAACAATACTAATGGGACCCATGAATCTGATAGAAACAAGGAATCCAGTGACCAAACAGGCATTAACATTAGTGGATTTGAGAACAAAATTTCATATGTAGTGCAAAGCTTAAAGGAATATGAAGGGAAGTGGTTGCTTTTTGATGATTCTGAAGTGAAAGTTACTGAAGAGAAGGACTTTTTGAATTCTCTTTCCCCTTCTACATCTCCTACATCTACTCCTTACTtgctattttataagaaattatag